The sequence below is a genomic window from Ciceribacter thiooxidans.
GGCCTTCCATGCGGCGGCGAGCGGCGAGGTCTGTCTCAACTTCGATCCCTGGGCGATGCGGCGCGAGCTGCTGCTTGCCAATGCCGCCCTTCACAGGTCCGGCGGCAAGGACCTCGTCGTCGAGGCGATGATGGGGCTCTTCGACGGAGCCGCCGACGGCCGGGGCTCGGCCGCCGATCTCGCCGCGATCCTCGGGCTTTCCGTGCTGCTGGTCGTCGACTGCGCGCGCTCTTCCCATTCGACCGCCGCGCTCGTCAGCGGTTTTGCCAATTACCGCATCGATACCCGCATCGTCGGCGTGATCCTCAACCGCGTCAGCGGCGACCGCCACGAAGCGATGTTGCGGGATGCCATGGCCGCCATCCGCATGCCGGTCTTCGGGGTCATCCGCACGAACAAGTCGCTGGAACTGCCGGCACGCCATCTGGGGCTGGTGCAGGCCGGCGAGCACGGCGAACTCGAGACCTTCATCGACCGGGCGGCGGATCTCGTCGCCTCCTCCTGCGACGTGAAGGCCCTGATCCGCACCGCGCGACACATCCCCGACCGCTCTTCCGACGCGAACATCGCCCGGCTTATGCCGTTCGGCCAGAAGATCGCGGTCGCCCGCGACAACGCCTTCGCCTTTTCCTACGAGCACATGCTTATGGGCTGGCGTCGTCGTGGTGCGGAAATCTCCTTCTTCTCGCCGCTTGCGGACGAAGCGCCCGCCGCCGATTGCGATGCGGTCTACCTGCCGGGCGGCTATCCGGAGCTCTCCGCCAGTCAACTCGCTGCAGCCGAAACCTTCCGCGCCGGCATGGTGGCCGCGCAGGCGCGCGGTGCCCGCATCTTCGGCGAGTGCGGCGGCTACATGGTGCTCGGCGAGGCGCTGATCGACGAGGCGGGCGAAAGCCACCGGATGCTCGGCTTCCTGCCGCTGGTGACGAGCTTTGCCAGGCGCAAGCGGCAGCTCGGCTACCGCCGCCTGCGGCCGCTTGCCGGGTCCTTTTTCACGACGGACATGACCGCGCACGAATTCCATTACGCAACGATCGTTTCGGAAGGCGAGGGCGAGCGACTCTTCGCCGCCGAGGACGCGCTCGGCACGTCGCTCGGCGAGGTCGGCCTTAGGCGCGGTTCAGTCGCCGGCTCCTTCATGCATCTCATCGATATCTGCGAGAGCCGATGAGCGGCGCCATTGTTCATGGCGGCGGCATTGCGGCGGCGGCGGCGCTTTACGGCGGATGCGTCGGGGACTGGCTCGATCTTTCGACTGGCCTCAACCCATGCCCGCCGGCCGTTCCGGACGTCCCGGCCTCTGCCTGGCAGCGCCTCCCGGACCAGCATCTTCTCGATGAGGTGACGATCGCGGCGCGTGATTTCTACCGCTCCGCCGACATCCTGCCACTTGCCGTCCCGGGAACCCAGGCGGCGATCCAGATGCTGCCGCGCCTCGTTCCTGCCGACGCGCGGATTGCGATCCTCTCGCCGACCTATGGGGAATACGCCCGGGTCTTCGCGCTTGCCGGCGCGAGCGTCGACGCCATCGCCGGACCCGATGAGGTGCGTGAGGACCATGCCCTGGTCGTTGCGGTCAACCCGAACAACCCGGATGGCCGGCTGCTGTCACGCGACGCGGTCAAGCGCCTCGCCGCCGATCTTGCGGGTCGCGGCGGCTATCTCGTCGTCGACGAGGCCTTCGCCGACTGCACCCCGGAGACGAGCGTCGTCGACTTCGTGCCCAGCACCCCGAACCTGATCGTCTTCCGTTCCTTCGGAAAGTTCTTTGGCATGGCCGGCATTCGGCTCGGCTTCGTGATCGTCGTGCCGGAGGTTCGGGAGCGCATGGCGACCTGGCTCGGGCCTTGGGCGGTTTCGGGACCGGCCCTTTCGGTTGCGGCGACGCTTTTTCGCGGCGATGCGGAGGCGATCCGCCGGCGGCTCGCCGAGCGACGGGCGGCGCTGCAGCGGGTACTTACCGGGGCGGACCTTCACGTCGCCGGCGGCACGGCACTTTTTGCGCTCGTCGAGGACCCGCACGCGGAGCAACTCCATAGCCATCTTTGCCGGGCGCACATCCTGACCCGCAAGTTCGACTACGCGCCGACTTGGCTGCGCATCGGCCTTGCACCGGACGAGGCGGCGGATGCGCGTCTCGCCGCTGCCCTTTCGACCTGGAGCGGCGGATGAGCGTCATGATCTTTGCGATCCTCTTCCTGGCGCTGGTGCTCGACCGGCTCGTCGGCGACCCGGCATGGCTCTGGCAGCGCGTTCGCCATCCGGTGGTGGTTTTCGGCGCAGCGATCGATGCCCTCGACAGGCGGATGAACCGCGAGTCGCTCGCCGGTGTGATCCGCCGCCGCAACGGGGTTCTCGCAATCGTGCTGCTTCTCACCGGGGCCGCGCTCGCCGGTAGCCTGCTGCACGGCTTCTTCGCCGCGCTCGGTCTTGTCGGTCTTCTGCCGGAGGTCGCCGTCGTCGCGGTTCTCTTGGCACAGAAGAGCCTGAAGGATCATGTCGTGGCGGTCGCCGATGGTCTGCGTCAGGAAGGACTGGCCGGCGGGCGCCGCGC
It includes:
- a CDS encoding cobyrinate a,c-diamide synthase: MSGLMIAAPATGSGKTTVTLGLLRALKRLGHPVAPGKAGPDYIDPAFHAAASGEVCLNFDPWAMRRELLLANAALHRSGGKDLVVEAMMGLFDGAADGRGSAADLAAILGLSVLLVVDCARSSHSTAALVSGFANYRIDTRIVGVILNRVSGDRHEAMLRDAMAAIRMPVFGVIRTNKSLELPARHLGLVQAGEHGELETFIDRAADLVASSCDVKALIRTARHIPDRSSDANIARLMPFGQKIAVARDNAFAFSYEHMLMGWRRRGAEISFFSPLADEAPAADCDAVYLPGGYPELSASQLAAAETFRAGMVAAQARGARIFGECGGYMVLGEALIDEAGESHRMLGFLPLVTSFARRKRQLGYRRLRPLAGSFFTTDMTAHEFHYATIVSEGEGERLFAAEDALGTSLGEVGLRRGSVAGSFMHLIDICESR
- the cobD gene encoding threonine-phosphate decarboxylase CobD; the encoded protein is MSGAIVHGGGIAAAAALYGGCVGDWLDLSTGLNPCPPAVPDVPASAWQRLPDQHLLDEVTIAARDFYRSADILPLAVPGTQAAIQMLPRLVPADARIAILSPTYGEYARVFALAGASVDAIAGPDEVREDHALVVAVNPNNPDGRLLSRDAVKRLAADLAGRGGYLVVDEAFADCTPETSVVDFVPSTPNLIVFRSFGKFFGMAGIRLGFVIVVPEVRERMATWLGPWAVSGPALSVAATLFRGDAEAIRRRLAERRAALQRVLTGADLHVAGGTALFALVEDPHAEQLHSHLCRAHILTRKFDYAPTWLRIGLAPDEAADARLAAALSTWSGG